Part of the Bicyclus anynana chromosome 3, ilBicAnyn1.1, whole genome shotgun sequence genome is shown below.
TCCTGTACATTATTGctggggttttttttttctaccacACATTGTTACTTTTAATTGTTGAGTCGCGATTACAGTACACATTTTGGAGCCCCCGCAAGTGTGCGAGGGGTGTGTGTAAAACGTGTAACCGCgacaaaacaattattaaataaattaattgcctACATTATTAATGGTTGGTTACGTAAGCAATGTCATAAATCTATAAATCAACACACAACACGTTGAACGTTTGGAATAGATAGGCGAAGGCAAAcgccacagattaatagatactaaaAGGTGACAAAATGTGTGGTGCACAAAAGTGCACAAATGACAAACGAGTAAATAAGTGTGGTGGACCCGGCGTAATaagttaaaacaaattaattaataaataataattattaaaataaatcgatTTACATTTAAAGattatcagaaaaaaaagataCTCTTTAACCGTAGACAGAATACAGATAGAGTTACTCCACGATTACAATTGTAACTCAGATGAATTAAATAGGGGTCTGCTTCGcaagacgttacccctctgtcaaaataCAAGATCcatctaacgtgtttataaaaactgtttatttatacctaatgtgtttatttataccgatgtttcattgttgtaatcgctTTCGTCGTCCTTTTTTCTGATAAAAGTATAGTGcaaggacacagaatatattaattattggtgttaaatattttcaatgtgtgagtttacctcgtcgcCCTTGAAAACTGacggacaattttgttggtgaacaatttttattaataaaacttcaACTCCTTTTTAACCATTTAGAGGTAGAATTTTGAATGACTGAATGAATTTACAAACGCGTTAGACCTttattcttgatctttgacagaggggcaACATCTAGTGAGTCAGGTCCTTTTGTAATTGATCTGAGTAGGTACTACATGTAAATAgattatacatacaatatatttaCATGTAGATTATACATGTCATGAATAATCTATTTACATGTGGATTATACATGTCATGTATAATCTATTTATACGGTTAATgactagaacccagagccgtaagtaagcttgattaaaaaaatactaattggtTATGGTGTGTAAGAAATTCAAATTtcgaaatatttcaaataacaaaaagtaaaaacgattatatataaataaagatatgtGGTGATGAAACatattatctataaataaagtatttctatgctacattggttttattttaaaattgtatcatttattatatactaCAATCACAAAGTTGTTTGTTGGGCTACccggtaagttttttttttatatattaaattaagttttaatcgTAAATAGTCTAAGAAGTAAATTGTTATGTTCTGCGACAAATATCATATTAAGGCCCGCCCACAGCCACTTCAGTTTGTTAATCCTTAGGCTaatttcgttctcctacggattttAGTTACGTCTTGGTACTATCCTTGATGGTAAATTATTGAttgtgaacttagtgatagtGACCTAACAATCCTAACATTTATATGAACCAACTTTAaatctataggtaggtaggcCCTCTACTCAGGGTGCTTATTGAGAAGTAGATAATTGATTATTTAGGAGGAGGTAGGTTACACAAATAATTTGAAGTGAACACAAATATACccaattactattattattataaacttagTAACGTGATAATTTATTGAGAGGATTAAAAGACAACAAGTAATTATTGAACTACACTGTAACAGATTCTACCATTGAGTTTTTTATAAGTTCACCAAAGTTTTCAGTAGTGTCACTATTTTCACCATCCGTTTGACTCACAGTAGCCTGAGGTTGTACTGCAGGTGCATCTTGAGGTACCTGAACTGAGTGGTCCAAGTTCAAGAGGGTGTTGTGGCTAAACCAGTTTTCATCATTCTCCACAGTTTGCATTTTATCGCTTTGCTGATATGGCATAGTAAGTAAAGTTGTGTAATGAGTTTCAGCTTTGTTCTCAGTATTTACACATTCTggggtatttttgtacatttcatAATGGTGTGGCATTGCTTGGTACTGCACAGTGCTGTGGTCCGGCATGCTTGTGCTAGGTTTATGCATATAATCATACATATGCCCGTATTGGTGAAGCATAGACATTTGAGAGTTGTGAGCAAACTCCTCAAAACATGATGCTGATATGTTTTGTAAACCTTTGAATTGATGGTTTTCATTATGTACCTGGTCATAGGAATAATTGAGATCACATGTATATCTTGGCATGTTGTTTGGTAATGTGTTGAACTCCATTGTATTTCCAGGTGTATAAGGTGGTTTCGCTTGCAGGATATTGGATGTGTAAGGGTTGTGTGCATGATGATCAGATTTGTTTTCAAAGCCCagcatgtttgtttttaaacttcTATGATCTACAACTTCATTTCTAAATGAAAATGTTGTGTCATTTACAGTTTGAGTGTTATTACAAGGGTTAATATGGGTAACACTGTCATAGTTGCCTGAACATGTTTCTATTCCTAATTTCTGTAGGCTATTGTTACATGGTTCTTCATGGTGACTATggcaattttcttttttatatgaattAGATACACACGATGAATGGTGGGCCTCAGCCCATTTTCTTTTAGCAGCCTCCTGATTTTCTTCACTCTTCCTCTCAAGCCCTACTCTCATAAGAGTATTAATAAAATGAGTTCTCACCCTCATGGGGTTGAACTCTACCCTTCCAGAAGTGTTACAGCAGCCTTCTCTTGTGCATCCACATGGAAAGTTTAATCTATCCACTTGACATTTAATGCCAGCCAAACTACATGAACAGTTATCTGGATTGCATGCACCTTTGCAAGCACATCCACAAAATTCACGAGATGTCCGAATATCCCGACATTCATCCTTCTCATAACCTTCAATTTTTCTAACTCCTGCTGCTCTTAGTAACGCTCTCCTTTGTTTTGTAGGTACAGGttgcaaaaaataataactgtcCAAATCTAATTCTGATTCAGATATGTCACTGGCTTCCTCTTCCGTATCGCTATCTTCACTTGATGAAAGTGACACCCCTTGCAACAAATGACGTTCACTTTTTAACTGTTGTAAAACTTGCCTGTGCAGTCGTCTTTGTTCCAGTGCATGCTCTGGTAAGGAAAATTTCTGTATATGACTATGTTCCCATTCCATCCCTAATGTAGAACCTCCTTGTGAGGGAACACAAGAAAATCCTTGGGATCTAGGAAAATAAAAGACTGTAACACTGTCAAATTGTATACTAttctttttccttttttgtGGGACTTCGTTTTCTGGTGTCTCgtcattttttcttttaagactACTTTTTTGTGGTTTATCAGTAGGTTTAGGTGTAGCAATAGCATTCTGGTCTATATTTTCCTGATGGTTTCGTTTGGATAAAGAATTTAGATCAATATCGTCTTCATCTGGAATCGGACAGCTTTCCTTTTCACTTGGTAGTGATAAATTAAAGCTTGGTTGTTTTACATCATCTGGAATTTCAGATCCAAGTCCTGAGTCACTGCCATCAGACCGGTCCTGGGTATATTCTTCTCTGTAGTTAAGCGAACCATCAGGCGGAAGACTGCCAAGTGCAGAGTCTTCACTGTCTGCTGACGCGGTATCTGTTTTAATGTCATCAATATCACTTAATGTATCATTGTCATCTAACTTAACAGCATAATCTATTTTACAATCACTGCTCTCATAAAACGGAGAACAATTACTATTTGTATTAGTTTGTTCATCATTACAACTAAGATATTCACTGTTAGCATCACTGTCATTACTTTTCTCGTCTCTTATCACAGGTTCACATTGCTTTTCCTCCATTACAGCTGTGGAGTTTATATTTTCAGATATTGTGTTGGGCTCGTCCGCCATTGTAGTAGCAGTTGCAATAATGTCCAATATTATCTGAAAAAGAAATGAAtacgatattttaaaatttcacaatTGCACGAAcaatccctaaaattaaaagaattaagTTTCAAAAGTAATCAGATTAGCTACTTTAAAACAATAAACCGGCTAAGTCCGAGTCGGACTCGCGCACAAATggaataaaaacaacaaaaaaatttcTGTTGTATGGGAGccttcttaaatatttattttattattattagtatttgttGCTAGAGACAATAGAAATACATTATCTGTGGAAATTGCAACTGTTTTATTATTACGTTTTATGAGATACATCCTGGTgtcggacggacggacagcgaTGTCTtagggaaccctaaaaacgaagAATTGCTAACCGAACTTTCGACACATCAgtttttttatctttgttttacatttttatttatactagctaGCTAGCACTAGCTGatgcagcgcggtttcacccgcgtcgttCGCGTTCGTAGTAGTAGTAACTCTattatttagggttccgtagtccactaggaaccctaaaaatatctgtccgtccgtccgtctgtctgtccgcggtttagcatTACTACTTAAAAGCTGTAATTTaacatgagtatgtacattaaaaatgtaaacaaagtcgtaaaataaatttaaaaaaaaccctttttttagggtacctcccctacatgttAAGTGGGGATGACTTTATTTAttcgtttatctcatagtgaAGGGTATTGTTGGATAGGTATTTGAAAGAACCTTCTACCACTATTTTTCGACATAAGGATTCGGTAGTGGAATATTAAGGTATTAAGAGCAAATCTTTGCTAGTGACGTGTCTCCTCCCACTACTAGCTGAACGGTTGATTATGGATAAGTGAAGAAATCACAAAAGTAGAATACATAATGAAACtagaaggaaaactataacagcttagTATCGATTGCTATTTAAAAAgttagtcgaccaacttaaaacaCGTACTCGGAGCATGAAAACTGCATACAAATTCCATTgtcaattaattagataaagttgtcagtaataTACTCAGTGAAAGGCGTGGGTATTAAtgtcaatattaattttcttttaccaCTTTCTAGAAAAGTGGTaaaagaaaatacttttttggggttccttccctacatgcaattTTTCTTATCTTCTATCGTaaggtatcgttatcggtatttttgtggataagtaaataaaagcactaattaaatgaataatctacggaacccttcaCTGCGCGTGGATCGGTACGCACTCCAttaatattgacattgtttTCTTTGCTCTACAAGCAAACAAAAGTGTATACCTATCTATTGAAATGTTGgccaaccccccactaggtggactgatgaaATCAGTCATCAAACGGATTACAGGGAGACTCTGACTCAAGACTACGTTTGGAAGTCTTAACGACAGGCTTATGTCGAGCAATATGAgaatgatattgatgatgataacgaCTCTTGATGACTTGATGACGATGACtctaaaaaacaaagattccaacgaattgagaatctcctccttttttgaagtctttacaagttaaaggGAAGTCCTCCGATTGCTAAAAGCTTGTACATTTATGTCAGAAATTCTATCCATCGTACCTAATTGAAAATCGCCGATATCTTCCAATTGTTCTATCAGATCTTCACATACAGCTAAGAACCATCTTGATCATCTCAGCTTTCAAACTAAAAACCGCATCATAATCGGTCCAACCATTTCGAAATACCACAGGCAGACACAGACTTTAAACTCTCTCTTTTTAAGtaggagattaaataaaaattaaaggatTAAATGAAGTCGGTAATAGGTATCCTAAAGGTATTGTAATTCTGTCTATATGTACCTAACATATTAATATAGGTGAAATGAACTATTTGCAAGTAAAGTTCAGTTAAAGGAATCCAGCGGGCTTGAACCGAGCAGCAttataaatcaaacaaaatgaTAATACAAAACCGGTACCTGTTTCAAAAGCCCCTGGCCTCAACGGGCTTCACCCGGCATTCGAATTTTGGTCTTCTGATTCTCCAGTCCATTGTGATTCATTACGAAGATCTGTCATTATTTCAATCTACTAAGATCAGCAGTCAACATTCAAGCAAggaatcataatttttattaatttggttATCAAAGTTCACTTCTGTAAGCAAATGTCACTCTTATTTCGAAGCAATAAGGTCTCTTTTATCACTCACAAGTCACTGGTGACGCGCTCTATCGTtccctatttatttattttctgctTTATTTTGATAGTCGTTCCACAAACATTTTCCACTATTTAAGTCACTCTTGTCagttatgtttttaaagtttatgatttttaaACACAATCTAAGAGGAAATGTTATTATAAAGTCATATCGACACAATTTAATTGCACGAAGAGAGCCCACTACAACGCCTTAGATGCCGTTCCCACTCGCGTAACCGTGCTCGACGACTCTCGGACGACGCAGGCAAGTTTTAATACGGCCAAATGTGAATGCCGTCGGCAGTCGGCTAACGTTAGCGAAAGCATGGGTTGAGGGGGGCTTTTCAATTTGGTCGCTTATAGTTTGCGTTGTTCGACGTGACGTACCTCCCCCTGCTCTCCTCCCCCCGGCCTTGCGACCCTCAACACCGCGTTCACCCGTCGAAAGAGCGCAAGCGCGATCCGTCTCTCGCCTTTATGTTATACCAGCCTCGCGACTAATATAATTTTCTCCCACTTGATTGGAAATAGCTTcacgattaaaaaaataaaacggacATTCGACTATTTGCAGCTTGCAAGACTTTATATTCTTGaagtaatgaaaattaaaaaaaatggccaCACTACCAgctattattataacataaaaggctgacttatattttaatacttagATATTTTCTTCCAGCCAAAATAAGGCTGCTAAGAAATGGATGACGAGCTATATTAAGAATTTTAAATTCTTGAGAACCAGCATGTCCTTGCTGTTTCTTATGAATTTAACAAATAACTTAATAACAAATAGACATAAATATCTTtctgtgtttttaattttaggcgataataattgataataatctaaataataatatgactcATTATTTCCTTCGGGTTATCCTGATTATTAACCTgcactattatattatattctgtaATATTAACAAAGATGGTACAACTAAATTTGCCTATAATGTGGGAGTTTCATAAAGCTTACAACCTTCTGCCTTCTGCTACTAG
Proteins encoded:
- the LOC112047513 gene encoding uncharacterized protein LOC112047513, with the protein product MADEPNTISENINSTAVMEEKQCEPVIRDEKSNDSDANSEYLSCNDEQTNTNSNCSPFYESSDCKIDYAVKLDDNDTLSDIDDIKTDTASADSEDSALGSLPPDGSLNYREEYTQDRSDGSDSGLGSEIPDDVKQPSFNLSLPSEKESCPIPDEDDIDLNSLSKRNHQENIDQNAIATPKPTDKPQKSSLKRKNDETPENEVPQKRKKNSIQFDSVTVFYFPRSQGFSCVPSQGGSTLGMEWEHSHIQKFSLPEHALEQRRLHRQVLQQLKSERHLLQGVSLSSSEDSDTEEEASDISESELDLDSYYFLQPVPTKQRRALLRAAGVRKIEGYEKDECRDIRTSREFCGCACKGACNPDNCSCSLAGIKCQVDRLNFPCGCTREGCCNTSGRVEFNPMRVRTHFINTLMRVGLERKSEENQEAAKRKWAEAHHSSCVSNSYKKENCHSHHEEPCNNSLQKLGIETCSGNYDSVTHINPCNNTQTVNDTTFSFRNEVVDHRSLKTNMLGFENKSDHHAHNPYTSNILQAKPPYTPGNTMEFNTLPNNMPRYTCDLNYSYDQVHNENHQFKGLQNISASCFEEFAHNSQMSMLHQYGHMYDYMHKPSTSMPDHSTVQYQAMPHHYEMYKNTPECVNTENKAETHYTTLLTMPYQQSDKMQTVENDENWFSHNTLLNLDHSVQVPQDAPAVQPQATVSQTDGENSDTTENFGELIKNSMVESVTV